The Solibacillus sp. FSL W7-1436 genome window below encodes:
- a CDS encoding M20 family metallopeptidase: MEAFDFFTLHEKDIKDDIKRLVLADSPSQNKELLDLCKDVLQSMFYDYFHVKATEYAMEHNGNHLRFELGEGTEQILMIGHYDTVWDKGALPYREEEDKIFGPGILDMKSGLVSAIWFFKYVQKMNLPLKRRVVFFLNSDEEIGSPTSRALIEAEAKKSVAAFILEPAVTVSGELKIARKGTSRYLLNIRGLASHAGNNPRDGVSAITEAARQILNIDALNDYEKGTTLNVGMIQGGGKLNVVPDEAHVGVDVRSVTRTEQERIDDYFEELKPYDQRTKIEIDGGINRPPMERDEESEELFEIAQEEAEELGFDVDEAAVGGASDGNFTSLYTPTLDGLGLVGDGIHAEHEHIIKEHIIERFALLTNTLLEVVNEIEMEGNRDDG; encoded by the coding sequence ATGGAAGCATTCGATTTTTTTACATTGCATGAAAAGGATATAAAAGACGATATTAAACGCTTAGTATTAGCCGATTCACCTTCGCAAAACAAAGAGCTGCTTGATCTGTGCAAAGATGTACTCCAGTCGATGTTTTATGACTATTTTCATGTAAAGGCAACGGAATATGCGATGGAGCATAACGGCAATCATCTCCGCTTTGAACTGGGCGAAGGAACCGAACAGATTTTAATGATCGGCCATTATGATACCGTTTGGGATAAAGGGGCTTTGCCGTACCGGGAAGAAGAAGATAAAATCTTTGGACCCGGTATTTTGGATATGAAATCAGGTCTCGTCAGTGCGATTTGGTTTTTTAAATATGTTCAAAAAATGAATCTGCCGTTGAAGCGCCGGGTTGTGTTTTTTCTGAACAGTGATGAAGAAATCGGAAGCCCTACGTCCAGAGCGCTAATTGAAGCAGAAGCGAAAAAATCAGTGGCCGCATTTATACTGGAGCCGGCCGTTACCGTTTCGGGCGAACTGAAAATAGCGCGAAAAGGGACATCCAGGTATTTGCTGAACATTCGAGGACTAGCATCGCATGCTGGCAATAATCCGCGGGATGGTGTCAGTGCAATTACGGAAGCAGCAAGGCAAATCCTGAATATTGATGCACTGAACGATTACGAAAAAGGGACAACGCTGAATGTCGGTATGATCCAGGGCGGCGGTAAACTGAATGTCGTACCTGATGAAGCGCACGTAGGAGTCGATGTCCGATCGGTTACTCGCACAGAGCAGGAACGTATCGACGATTATTTCGAAGAGCTAAAGCCATATGATCAGCGTACGAAAATCGAAATCGATGGCGGAATTAACCGACCTCCGATGGAACGTGATGAAGAAAGCGAAGAACTGTTCGAAATTGCGCAGGAAGAAGCGGAGGAACTCGGTTTTGATGTGGATGAAGCAGCAGTCGGCGGTGCGAGTGACGGTAATTTCACATCGTTATACACGCCGACATTGGATGGTCTTGGACTTGTAGGGGACGGCATTCACGCTGAACATGAGCATATTATAAAAGAGCATATCATTGAACGTTTCGCACTTTTGACGAATACATTGCTGGAAGTTGTGAACGAGATTGAGATGGAGGGGAATCGGGATGACGGCTGA
- a CDS encoding NAD-dependent deacylase has translation MTAETLALLMKDSNRTVVLTGAGMSTESGIPDFRSSTGLWQNIDPRIVASTESLQKNYEQFREFYQMRITALENCKPHQGHLILADFEKRGLVSLIATQNVDQLHQQAGSVNVAELHGNIVSIRCQNCGKPHAKEQFLNNCSCTYCSGKLRPNVVLFGETLPTEAWDRTLHEIHEADLVIVIGTSLEVYPVNQLPSMSKGKLVYINREQTSTSAHYSFDLVLEGSAGEILADVHRELKGFKKL, from the coding sequence ATGACGGCTGAAACACTGGCTCTCTTGATGAAAGATTCGAATCGTACGGTCGTGCTGACAGGTGCGGGGATGTCGACCGAATCGGGCATACCGGATTTTCGCTCGTCAACAGGCTTGTGGCAAAATATTGATCCGCGTATTGTTGCCTCTACAGAAAGTCTGCAGAAGAACTATGAACAGTTCCGCGAGTTTTACCAGATGAGGATTACCGCACTCGAGAATTGCAAACCGCATCAAGGCCATCTAATTTTGGCGGACTTCGAAAAGCGCGGACTTGTTTCGCTTATCGCAACCCAAAATGTCGACCAGCTTCATCAGCAGGCAGGTAGTGTAAATGTAGCGGAACTTCACGGCAATATCGTGTCAATCCGCTGCCAAAACTGCGGCAAACCACATGCAAAAGAACAGTTTTTGAATAACTGCTCCTGCACATACTGTTCCGGAAAATTACGGCCGAATGTTGTACTGTTTGGTGAAACATTACCGACGGAAGCATGGGACCGTACGCTGCACGAAATACACGAGGCGGACCTTGTTATTGTGATTGGTACAAGCTTGGAAGTTTACCCTGTCAACCAGTTGCCGAGCATGTCGAAAGGGAAGCTCGTCTATATTAACCGTGAGCAAACGTCCACTAGCGCACATTATTCATTTGACTTAGTGTTGGAAGGATCGGCCGGTGAGATTTTGGCGGATGTTCATCGAGAGTTGAAGGGTTTTAAAAAGTTATAA
- a CDS encoding RND transporter, producing the protein MKSKNTLKTINWVTFTIILMVGIFTAGFTLYDLNTQVAFGEEGQSRAGFRWGIIHIILLVIILLSASFLGFAWKFLFPFNVPLAIIIAGLCYQLFFLTFTIGWVGLNGTFGFLIAFLIGIILIISYLVLNLLKSRKLSES; encoded by the coding sequence ATGAAAAGCAAAAATACGCTAAAAACGATAAACTGGGTGACATTCACAATAATTTTAATGGTCGGAATTTTTACGGCCGGGTTTACGCTGTATGACTTAAATACACAGGTTGCCTTTGGTGAAGAAGGGCAGTCTCGCGCAGGATTCCGTTGGGGGATAATCCACATAATCCTGTTAGTTATAATACTATTGTCAGCTTCCTTTTTAGGTTTTGCCTGGAAATTCTTATTTCCATTCAATGTACCCCTTGCAATAATAATAGCTGGTTTATGCTATCAACTATTTTTCCTTACGTTCACTATCGGATGGGTTGGTTTAAATGGGACATTTGGCTTCCTAATAGCATTTCTGATCGGAATAATATTAATCATTTCTTATTTAGTTCTCAATTTACTTAAAAGCCGTAAGCTAAGTGAAAGTTAA
- a CDS encoding ketoacyl-ACP synthase III, which yields MTNIKINNVAVYHPENLVANEFYLEHFKAQGEDITGFLNSMGRNERYIIDNNENSLTMGIEAAKRVLAKAQLTGKDIDMIVFSTQVPEHTLPTNAMFVHHEIGGASHTMMFDSNANCAGMTVAVENASHYMLSNRRINRALIIGSDANSLISNPEQAFTYANFSDAAAAVILEKTADEDTGFIDAVYEVDSANRNNIIYPKEGFSQTIGKKEHIVFTPFDGAMAIPVACEMIEQLLKDNGLNIEDVNSFCLSQFALSNILKIQNHFSIPEEKIIYVGDRYGYTSTSSPFICLNEGIETGRIKRGDIVLFWTIGAGHEMVAMLFKY from the coding sequence ATGACGAATATAAAAATAAATAATGTTGCTGTTTATCATCCTGAAAATTTAGTGGCGAATGAGTTTTACTTAGAGCATTTTAAAGCGCAAGGGGAAGATATTACCGGTTTCCTGAATTCGATGGGAAGAAATGAACGTTATATTATCGACAACAATGAAAATTCCCTGACAATGGGAATTGAAGCGGCTAAGCGAGTTTTAGCAAAGGCCCAATTAACGGGAAAAGATATTGATATGATTGTGTTTTCAACACAAGTGCCCGAGCATACGTTACCAACAAATGCGATGTTTGTGCACCATGAAATTGGCGGGGCAAGTCATACAATGATGTTTGACAGTAATGCCAATTGCGCTGGTATGACGGTCGCAGTGGAAAATGCTTCACATTATATGCTGTCAAACCGACGTATTAACCGCGCGCTAATTATTGGTTCTGACGCTAACAGTTTAATTTCCAATCCCGAACAGGCATTTACATATGCCAATTTTTCAGATGCAGCAGCTGCCGTTATTCTGGAAAAGACGGCAGACGAAGATACAGGTTTTATTGATGCGGTATACGAAGTCGATTCAGCGAATAGAAACAACATAATTTATCCAAAGGAAGGCTTTTCTCAAACAATCGGCAAGAAAGAGCATATCGTTTTTACACCGTTTGACGGTGCGATGGCAATTCCGGTCGCATGTGAGATGATTGAGCAACTTTTGAAAGATAACGGGTTAAATATTGAAGATGTTAATTCGTTTTGCTTATCGCAATTTGCCCTATCGAACATCTTGAAAATACAAAATCACTTTAGTATTCCTGAAGAAAAGATTATATATGTAGGGGACAGATACGGCTATACGTCAACTAGCAGTCCTTTCATTTGCTTAAATGAAGGAATTGAAACAGGCCGCATTAAACGTGGTGACATTGTATTATTCTGGACTATCGGAGCTGGTCACGAAATGGTAGCAATGCTGTTTAAATATTAA
- a CDS encoding GNAT family N-acetyltransferase codes for MYQYFNGFVIREGTEGIPADFVESLFKDAGWAKNLPSWQKEKYSLIFKNSTWAFTVWGNERMIAMVRVISDQIMVANIMDLVVLSEYRGKGIGKKLVELCIQKLPHGDWFAHTSANNFKFYESCGMEVKDLSTHGTCVYYGYIQARKDGHR; via the coding sequence TTGTATCAATATTTCAATGGCTTCGTAATAAGGGAAGGCACTGAAGGGATTCCGGCTGATTTTGTTGAGTCCTTGTTTAAAGACGCTGGATGGGCAAAAAATCTTCCATCGTGGCAAAAAGAAAAGTATTCACTAATCTTCAAAAATTCAACATGGGCATTTACAGTTTGGGGAAATGAGAGAATGATTGCGATGGTCCGAGTGATATCCGATCAAATCATGGTAGCAAATATTATGGATTTAGTCGTTTTATCAGAATATAGGGGCAAAGGGATAGGTAAAAAACTTGTGGAGTTATGTATTCAAAAACTTCCGCATGGGGATTGGTTTGCACACACTTCAGCAAATAATTTCAAATTTTATGAGAGCTGCGGTATGGAAGTGAAAGATTTATCGACTCATGGGACTTGTGTTTATTATGGTTATATCCAGGCAAGGAAAGATGGACACCGATAA
- a CDS encoding methyltransferase domain-containing protein, with protein MQLSIYTKNPHARAISHLLAKNPATVYERQVKGHAVRFVYHKMTDEELYASIFVTPDSLALVKDNEAFDITHYINDREFAVSTIFLSLIRSALGTALNGKPKEEYIQFAAMDFPFTFEFGPISSRLTDEEIRNIWEPLGYEVTINTMTDAKRARFLTLTNTITLKKALQQIFILIPVMDDYKHYFIDEAERERLENYGEGWLETHPMREFIYKKALRFKQLYMSEEENEQKVNKPSLNTRRYETIADAVTTLKPKTVIDMGAGEGKLSMLLAQIDSITKLYSVDPSNHALAKMQKRFADQQYAAPPIIKWGSLYYEDKEFTDADVFILCEVIEHIDEERLPQIMQLITQNYTPKHLIITTPNAEYNTVYELEVMRHDDHRFEWDRKQFEAWCKAVAPNYDLQFEGIGSVHEQYGAPTQMCIMTRRDSHAI; from the coding sequence ATGCAATTATCTATTTACACGAAAAATCCGCATGCGAGAGCAATTTCGCATTTACTGGCAAAAAACCCGGCAACCGTTTATGAACGCCAAGTAAAAGGGCACGCAGTACGATTTGTTTATCATAAAATGACAGATGAGGAATTATACGCTTCCATCTTTGTTACACCTGATTCATTGGCGCTTGTAAAAGACAATGAAGCATTTGATATTACTCATTATATTAATGACCGTGAATTTGCTGTAAGTACCATTTTCTTATCACTTATTCGTTCGGCTTTAGGTACAGCGCTGAACGGAAAGCCTAAGGAAGAATATATCCAATTTGCAGCAATGGACTTTCCCTTTACGTTTGAATTTGGTCCCATTTCATCAAGGCTCACAGACGAAGAAATCCGAAACATATGGGAACCGTTAGGCTATGAAGTAACGATTAACACAATGACTGACGCTAAACGCGCCCGATTCTTAACGCTTACAAACACCATTACTTTAAAGAAAGCACTTCAACAAATTTTTATATTAATCCCGGTTATGGATGACTATAAACATTATTTTATTGATGAAGCAGAGCGGGAGCGGTTGGAAAATTACGGAGAGGGCTGGCTTGAAACTCATCCGATGCGTGAGTTTATTTATAAAAAAGCATTGCGCTTTAAGCAATTGTACATGTCAGAAGAAGAGAATGAGCAAAAAGTCAATAAACCATCTTTAAATACGCGTCGCTATGAAACGATTGCCGATGCAGTTACAACATTAAAACCTAAAACGGTCATCGATATGGGGGCAGGAGAAGGGAAATTATCGATGCTTCTTGCGCAAATCGATTCGATTACAAAGCTGTACAGTGTCGATCCTAGTAATCATGCACTTGCAAAAATGCAAAAACGGTTTGCGGATCAGCAATATGCCGCGCCACCTATTATTAAGTGGGGATCACTTTACTATGAGGATAAAGAGTTTACAGACGCGGATGTATTTATTTTATGTGAGGTCATCGAGCATATTGATGAGGAACGACTGCCTCAAATTATGCAACTCATCACACAAAATTATACACCTAAGCATTTAATTATTACGACTCCAAACGCTGAGTATAATACGGTTTACGAACTTGAAGTAATGCGCCACGATGATCATCGTTTTGAATGGGACCGCAAACAATTTGAGGCGTGGTGTAAAGCTGTTGCGCCAAACTATGATTTACAATTTGAAGGGATCGGTTCTGTACATGAACAATATGGTGCTCCTACTCAAATGTGTATCATGACAAGGAGAGATTCACATGCAATTTAA
- a CDS encoding GNAT family N-acetyltransferase gives MNKIRKAKVEDVTTLTEIAFKAKGYWGYSDDFMKAWKDALTITVDDIQSKVVYLLEDDMAIKGFYCLCIETNELETLFVAPTYIGQGLGKRLWNDILLKAKEYGVSSFQFKSDPNEYEFYIKMGAKRIIYVESTVIPGRIYPLMEYALAHLPTK, from the coding sequence ATGAATAAGATAAGAAAAGCAAAGGTCGAGGATGTAACGACACTGACAGAAATAGCTTTTAAAGCAAAAGGATATTGGGGTTATTCTGATGATTTTATGAAAGCATGGAAAGATGCTTTAACAATCACAGTGGACGATATCCAATCAAAAGTGGTTTATCTGCTAGAAGATGATATGGCTATAAAGGGGTTCTATTGTTTATGTATCGAAACGAATGAATTAGAAACCTTATTTGTAGCCCCTACATACATAGGACAAGGGTTAGGAAAAAGATTATGGAATGATATTTTACTGAAGGCCAAAGAATATGGAGTAAGTAGCTTCCAATTTAAAAGTGATCCAAATGAATATGAATTCTACATAAAAATGGGTGCAAAAAGAATAATTTATGTTGAATCAACAGTTATACCGGGGAGAATATACCCTCTTATGGAATATGCGCTTGCTCATCTTCCAACAAAATAA
- a CDS encoding AAA family ATPase, which produces MQFKLPNGAIVLLIGPSNSGKSTLLQSLVDSGQLLESEIISSDYYRRLVADIDFIDFTAVSKDDEDIIYEEYQRISEQAFHALHTVVEARAKLNKISVIDATNLRGFERAKYFEIAKRNHVPVLALILNTSKEQLLARDILRDNPRGRKRVLQQFNTLKYELKTIKKEPFAKIYKVNDGSFEIVREPNKLYLEIESGFDIIGDIHGCYDEMLVLLKDLGYEQRGDVYVHPAERRLISVGDIMSRGPKSLETMQFWLNQIEAGLSYMTDSNHGWKIARWLDGKNVSLNHGDELVEQEFSEYEKVHGEEAAKSLKARFANMLLKAPSHYILTKNNIKKAVVTHAGIKDHYIGKESKRISDFCRYGDIQQTDRSSKPVRGDWFSQHKTSELIIWGHDVKVQPFKANRTINIDQGVVFGGELTAFQYPEQTFKSVKAFANYAGTEDNPILEAKNKRFSPPNVAQFINGFAVHTTSGDQITIPKENALAAMDTFSHYTLPLEQVIYIPPTMSPTPQTSALPDYLEHPAEAFNYYKKNGILKMIAQKKHMGSRAVIFVAKNKEVAKELINSESLGYITTRTGRAFFEQKEQQQMVEKIHAELVGKNYFEQFNTNFVLMDAEILPWNLKAQSLIDQQYETVAENALMDRYKLIEKLKATEHVNVTSWMEEYTDKYKNAARFDAVFRNYCWPTNELSGIQIAPFHILAHSSSTNFHQSHSWHMKMNTYLAENSSLFIETEYRLIESEQDEQEVMNWWKDMTENGHEGIVIKPFDFLAYHNGKLLQPAIKVRGREYLRIIYGMDYTNDVTMKKLKQRNPSRKMKNALLEFKLGMEGISRFVSLESSNRVHECALATLALESDTIDPRL; this is translated from the coding sequence ATGCAATTTAAACTTCCAAACGGGGCCATCGTACTTTTAATAGGTCCATCAAATAGCGGGAAATCCACATTACTGCAATCATTAGTCGATTCAGGTCAGCTCCTTGAAAGCGAGATTATTAGCTCCGACTACTATCGTAGACTTGTGGCGGATATCGATTTCATCGATTTTACAGCTGTATCAAAAGATGATGAAGATATAATTTATGAAGAATATCAGCGCATTTCCGAGCAGGCGTTCCATGCACTTCATACGGTTGTGGAAGCACGTGCAAAATTAAATAAAATATCGGTAATTGATGCAACGAATTTACGCGGCTTTGAACGCGCCAAATATTTTGAAATTGCCAAGCGTAATCATGTACCTGTTTTAGCGCTAATTTTGAATACATCAAAAGAGCAGCTGCTTGCACGTGATATTTTGCGTGATAACCCTAGAGGTCGTAAACGCGTGCTTCAGCAATTTAATACGTTGAAATATGAGTTGAAAACAATAAAGAAAGAGCCATTCGCCAAAATTTATAAAGTAAATGACGGAAGCTTCGAAATTGTGCGTGAACCGAATAAGCTTTATTTAGAAATCGAAAGCGGCTTTGATATTATCGGGGATATTCATGGTTGCTATGACGAGATGCTTGTGCTTTTGAAGGATCTTGGTTATGAGCAGCGCGGCGATGTATATGTTCACCCGGCTGAACGCCGATTAATTTCTGTAGGCGACATAATGAGCCGCGGTCCAAAATCGCTTGAAACGATGCAATTTTGGTTGAATCAGATTGAAGCAGGATTAAGCTATATGACTGACAGCAATCATGGCTGGAAAATAGCGCGCTGGTTGGACGGGAAAAATGTATCTCTCAATCACGGGGATGAACTTGTCGAACAAGAATTTAGCGAGTATGAAAAGGTACATGGCGAAGAGGCTGCTAAGTCACTGAAAGCGCGATTTGCTAACATGCTTTTAAAGGCACCATCACATTATATTTTAACGAAAAATAACATCAAAAAAGCTGTTGTTACCCATGCTGGGATAAAGGACCATTACATCGGCAAGGAATCTAAACGAATTTCCGATTTTTGCCGTTACGGAGATATTCAGCAAACGGACAGGTCCAGTAAACCTGTTCGCGGTGACTGGTTTTCACAGCATAAAACGAGCGAGCTGATCATTTGGGGACATGATGTGAAAGTACAGCCGTTTAAAGCAAACCGAACAATTAATATTGACCAAGGTGTTGTATTCGGCGGGGAGCTTACGGCATTTCAATATCCTGAGCAGACATTCAAAAGTGTGAAGGCATTCGCAAATTATGCCGGGACTGAGGACAACCCTATTTTAGAGGCGAAAAATAAGCGGTTCAGCCCGCCAAATGTTGCTCAATTTATAAATGGCTTTGCGGTTCATACAACGAGCGGGGATCAAATAACAATCCCGAAAGAAAATGCATTGGCAGCAATGGATACATTTTCTCACTATACATTGCCTTTGGAGCAGGTAATTTACATCCCGCCAACAATGAGTCCAACACCCCAAACATCAGCGTTACCGGATTACTTGGAACATCCAGCAGAGGCGTTTAATTACTATAAGAAAAACGGTATTCTAAAAATGATTGCCCAGAAGAAACATATGGGCAGCCGCGCTGTTATCTTTGTTGCAAAAAATAAAGAAGTTGCAAAAGAGCTCATTAACAGCGAAAGCCTGGGCTACATTACAACACGTACAGGCCGCGCCTTTTTTGAACAAAAAGAGCAGCAACAGATGGTGGAGAAAATTCATGCTGAGCTAGTCGGTAAAAATTACTTCGAGCAATTTAATACGAATTTCGTCTTAATGGACGCCGAAATTTTACCTTGGAATTTAAAAGCACAAAGCTTAATCGATCAACAATATGAAACGGTCGCTGAAAATGCGTTGATGGATCGCTATAAACTTATTGAAAAGTTGAAAGCAACAGAGCATGTGAACGTGACAAGCTGGATGGAGGAATATACCGATAAATATAAAAATGCTGCACGCTTCGACGCTGTTTTCAGAAACTATTGCTGGCCAACGAATGAGCTTTCAGGCATACAAATAGCACCGTTCCATATCCTTGCACATAGCTCATCAACAAACTTCCACCAGTCTCATAGCTGGCATATGAAAATGAATACGTATTTGGCCGAAAACAGCTCGCTATTTATAGAGACAGAATACCGTTTGATTGAAAGCGAGCAGGATGAGCAGGAAGTAATGAATTGGTGGAAGGACATGACTGAAAATGGTCACGAAGGTATTGTTATTAAGCCATTTGATTTCCTCGCTTATCATAATGGAAAATTACTGCAACCGGCTATAAAAGTGCGTGGCCGTGAATATTTACGAATCATTTATGGCATGGACTATACAAATGATGTTACGATGAAGAAGTTAAAACAGCGTAACCCTTCCCGCAAAATGAAGAATGCTTTATTGGAATTTAAATTAGGGATGGAAGGTATTTCACGCTTTGTAAGTTTGGAAAGCAGCAACCGTGTACATGAATGTGCACTTGCGACACTTGCGTTAGAAAGCGATACAATCGATCCGCGTTTATAA
- a CDS encoding GNAT family N-acetyltransferase — translation MTPHNLIITQYIPKYAEQTVRMWRDSKERAIGQKEGHSFESHIYFLNNVLREQYQIDIVLMDDKVVGMIAYNEREISQLYIHIEYQGFGIGQTLLDKAKEQSSGKLTLYTFEVNDPARRFYEKNGFKIKSRGHENEENLPDILYEWNSNQ, via the coding sequence ATGACCCCGCATAATTTAATTATAACGCAATATATTCCGAAATATGCTGAACAGACAGTAAGGATGTGGCGAGACAGCAAGGAACGGGCAATTGGTCAGAAAGAAGGGCATAGCTTTGAAAGTCATATATATTTTCTGAATAATGTATTACGTGAGCAGTACCAAATTGATATCGTCCTAATGGATGACAAAGTGGTTGGTATGATCGCCTATAATGAAAGGGAAATCAGCCAACTTTACATTCATATTGAATATCAAGGATTTGGTATAGGTCAAACATTACTGGATAAGGCAAAAGAACAGTCAAGTGGGAAATTAACCTTATATACATTTGAAGTAAATGACCCCGCACGCAGATTTTATGAAAAGAACGGCTTTAAAATCAAATCCAGAGGGCACGAAAATGAAGAAAATTTACCCGATATTCTTTATGAATGGAATTCCAATCAATAA
- a CDS encoding S-layer homology domain-containing protein, which produces MKKILPFISGLALACSLPIGVAANTKQFSDISTQYFAEAVYDLAERNIIGGYADGTFKPGNSITRGQAAAIIVKMLKFDTSKVKNPGFKDVSTNNGYYKAIATLAQKGIIGGYSDGRYGPNDPIKRGQIASIIVKAFDLPRSTNIENPFKDLEISYLPSHGDNILVLYKLGIVGGTSKDKFSPNAYVTRGQAATMLQKTEQTKIPMTVLKASDFELDALSWITPDQINKDVYEGILVKGKAQSTLYPENTMQLVPLKEGTSTLIVRGTKANKEVNKKYYVHVKEENGELKPTLKQTDDYLPTKVDLSLYELTNKTVNNITLSTMEGQRLSDNVPFEKYNDYYVSVVIDKPGQYIATLELADGQHIRYAIEAKTNPDSFFYTIETLKEQLSDTYTELTPNIGKHKITTKNYEQIASITRGPGTNIFHAELTGKKEGSVIMEYENSIVMETAVQTGLSVVVKKIGVIWNVDIGFIGFTTDM; this is translated from the coding sequence ATGAAGAAAATACTTCCATTCATTAGCGGGCTTGCACTGGCATGCAGCTTGCCTATAGGCGTAGCAGCAAACACAAAGCAATTTTCTGACATATCAACACAATACTTTGCCGAGGCGGTTTATGATTTAGCTGAGCGCAATATTATTGGCGGCTATGCAGATGGAACATTTAAGCCTGGAAATTCTATTACACGCGGACAGGCCGCAGCCATTATTGTAAAAATGTTAAAATTTGATACATCCAAGGTAAAAAATCCAGGCTTTAAAGATGTCTCAACAAACAATGGCTATTATAAGGCGATTGCGACACTTGCACAAAAAGGCATTATTGGCGGTTACAGTGATGGGCGTTACGGGCCGAATGATCCGATAAAACGTGGACAAATAGCATCCATTATTGTGAAAGCATTTGATTTACCACGCTCAACAAATATTGAAAATCCCTTTAAAGATTTAGAAATTTCCTACTTACCGTCACATGGAGATAATATTTTAGTTCTCTATAAGCTTGGTATAGTTGGTGGAACATCAAAGGACAAATTCAGCCCAAATGCATATGTGACAAGAGGCCAAGCTGCAACAATGCTTCAAAAAACCGAGCAGACAAAAATACCAATGACTGTGTTAAAAGCAAGCGACTTTGAATTAGACGCTCTTTCCTGGATTACACCAGACCAAATAAATAAAGACGTGTATGAAGGAATACTCGTAAAAGGGAAAGCCCAGTCTACACTTTATCCAGAAAATACAATGCAGCTCGTTCCCTTAAAAGAAGGGACATCCACACTCATTGTCCGTGGCACAAAAGCGAATAAAGAAGTAAACAAAAAATACTATGTACACGTGAAAGAAGAAAATGGTGAGCTCAAGCCAACATTAAAGCAAACTGATGATTATTTACCGACAAAGGTCGACTTATCGTTATATGAATTAACTAATAAGACCGTTAATAACATAACGCTGTCTACAATGGAGGGGCAAAGGTTATCGGACAACGTACCATTCGAAAAATATAATGATTACTACGTTTCAGTTGTGATCGATAAACCTGGTCAATATATCGCAACGCTCGAACTTGCGGACGGTCAGCACATCCGCTACGCAATTGAGGCTAAAACGAATCCTGACAGCTTTTTCTATACAATTGAGACATTAAAAGAGCAGCTTTCCGATACGTACACAGAATTAACACCAAACATCGGAAAACACAAAATCACCACGAAAAACTACGAGCAAATTGCAAGTATTACACGAGGTCCCGGCACAAACATCTTCCATGCCGAGCTCACAGGCAAAAAAGAAGGATCAGTTATTATGGAATATGAAAATAGTATTGTAATGGAAACTGCCGTTCAAACCGGCCTAAGTGTCGTTGTCAAAAAAATTGGAGTTATTTGGAATGTAGATATTGGGTTTATCGGATTTACTACGGATATGTGA
- a CDS encoding GNAT family N-acetyltransferase, producing the protein MFKYVVRLIPMNKDEFDTYVKDKTERYAYTLEENTFEIINETSFIRAEKAIKGYLPNGFNTENHEFFNIIESEKVVGYVWIKIVEESKSAFLYEIYLKEEFRSKGIGKKVMTEIEFLLTARKIAFLKLHVFGNNEHAINLYNNLGFQVAGINMYKEIDK; encoded by the coding sequence TTGTTTAAGTATGTGGTGCGGTTAATACCTATGAATAAAGATGAATTCGATACATACGTAAAAGATAAAACGGAGAGGTATGCTTATACTCTTGAAGAAAATACATTTGAAATAATAAATGAAACTTCTTTTATTAGAGCGGAAAAAGCGATAAAAGGGTATTTGCCAAACGGATTCAACACTGAAAACCATGAATTCTTTAATATTATAGAAAGTGAAAAAGTGGTTGGTTATGTATGGATTAAAATAGTAGAAGAAAGCAAAAGTGCCTTTTTATATGAAATTTACCTCAAAGAAGAGTTTCGTTCTAAAGGGATTGGAAAAAAGGTGATGACTGAAATTGAATTCCTTTTAACTGCTCGTAAAATTGCTTTTTTAAAATTACATGTTTTCGGAAACAATGAACATGCAATAAATTTGTATAATAACCTGGGTTTTCAAGTAGCAGGTATCAACATGTATAAAGAAATTGACAAATAA